One Oryza glaberrima chromosome 11, OglaRS2, whole genome shotgun sequence genomic region harbors:
- the LOC127753801 gene encoding non-specific lipid-transfer protein 2B, which yields MARAQLVLVALVAALLLAGPHTTMAAISCGQVNSAVSPCLSYARGGSGPSAACCSGVRSLNSAASTTADRRTACNCLKNVAGSISGLNAGNAASIPSKCGVSIPYTISPSIDCSSVN from the exons ATGGCCCGTGCACAGCTGGTGTTGGTCGCCCTCGTGGCAGCTCTGCTCCTGGCGGGCCCACACACCACCATGGCCGCCATCAGCTGCGGCCAGGTCAACTCCGCCGTGTCGCCCTGCCTCAGCTACgcccgcggcggctccggcccGTCGGCGGCCTGCTGCAGCGGCGTCAGGAGCCTCAACTCCGCCGCCAGCACCACCGCCGACCGCCGCACCGCCTGCAACTGCCTCAAGAACGTGGCCGGCAGCATCAGCGGCCTCAACGCCGGCAATGCCGCCAGCATCCCCTCCAAGTGCGGCGTCAGCATCCCCTACACCATCAGCCCCTCCATCGACTGCTCCAG CGTGAACtaa